From the genome of Pseudomonas migulae:
CGGCATGGCGCTGTACCTGACGCCCGATGGCAAACATGTGTTGTTGGGCAGTTTGTACGACGCCGAGGGCAATGACCTGAGCAGCGCGCCCTTGCAGAAACTGGTCTACGCACCCATGGCCAAGGAAATCTGGGGCAAGATGGAAGCCAGTAACTGGATCGGTGACGGCAACAAGGATGCACCGCGGGTCGTGTACCTGTTCAGCGATCCGAACTGCCCTTACTGCAACATGTTCTGGGAACAGGCACGACCGTGGGTGAAGGCCGGCAAGGTGCAATTGCGGCACATCATGGTCGGCATCATTCGTGAGGACAGCCCGGGCAAATCAGCCGCGTTGCTGGCAGCCAAGGACCCGCAAAAAGCCCTGCAGGAGCACGAAGGTGCGGGCAAGGCCAGTACGCTCAAGGCCCTCAAAGATGTACCGCCGGCGATTCAGGCGAAACTGGCGGCGAACATGCAGTTGATGGAAGACCTGGAATTGCAGGCGACACCGGCGATTTTCTACATGGACGACAAGGGTGAACTGCAACAGCAGCAAGGCGCGCCTTCGCCGGACAAGCTGGTGAAGATTCTCGGGCCGAAGTGACTTCACCGGCCTCTTCGCGGGCAAGCCTTGCTCCTACGGGGTTTATGTCGATCACAATATTTGCAATCGACATAAACCCCGTAGGAGCAAGGCTTGCCCGCGAAGGCGTCAGTACGATCGACTAATTTCTCTCAGCCAGAAACTTCAGCAAAGCCTCAGTCACAAACTGCGGATTCTCCAGGTTGGAGATATGCCCCGCCTCCGGCACCAACACACACGGGCAGCCGATCAACCCGGCCATTTCCTGCGCCTCCGACGGCGGCCGCGGCTTGTCCTGATCGCCACACATCACCAGCGTGGTGTCAGCCTTCAACTCGCCCAGACGCGGCAACAAATCATCCCGTCCAAACGTAATCCGCCCCATCGGCACGATGCTTTGACGCAGACGCTCCGGCGGCAGCGCAGCCAGTTTTGCGCGAAAATCCTGATACAACGCTGACTGTGGATCGATGCCCGGACGGAAGAAGATCGGCACGACGATGTCGAGCAGTTGCGGGGCGATCACGCCGGTGTCTTCGATCTGTTTGAACAGCGAGAAATAGTACTGACGGGTGGGTTCCGGCTCGACCCCGACGTAGGTGTCCATCAGCACCAGGCCGTTGATTCGTTGCGGAACTGACAGCGCCAGGCGCACGCCCCACATGCCGCCAACCGACAGACCGACCAGCGTGATCCGGTCGATGTCCAGATGATCGAGCAACGCCAGTGCCTGACGGGCAATGTCATCCAGCGATTGCGTGCCTTCGGGTAGCGTGCCTGATTCACCATGGCCCCACAGGTCCAGGGCGATCACCCGATACTGTTGCGACAGAGCGGCAATCTGCGGCGCCCACATGGTTTGGTCCCACAAGTAGCTGCCGGCAAGCAGCACTGCGGGGCCGGTGCCTTGATCAATGTAGTGAAGGGGTTGTCCGTCAATCGTTACGAAGGGCATCGACTGTCTCCGCTGCCAAAAAAGGGAGCCGGCAGACTGAGCCGGCAAAGTGGCGCAGTCAACGCGAGAATTGTACAGAGTGTGCCGACGCCTTCGCGGGCAAGCCTCGCTCCTACAGGTCTGCGATGTGTTCATAACCACACCAACCTGTAGGAGCGAGGCTTGCCCGCGAAGAGGCCATAACTGACGCTAGAGAATCAAAGCCCCTCCAACTCCGCCATCAAGTCATTCAACCGATCCACCTTCTCCTCGGTGATATCACCCGCGGCCAATCCATCAATGTATTCCGCCAACTCCTCCACCGTGCTGCACTCGAACATCGCCCGCAGCGGCACATCCCGTTGCAGCGATTTCTGCACCCGCGAGGCAATCTGTGTCGCCAGCAGCGAATGCCCGCCCAGCTCGAAGAAGTTGTCGCGCACACCGACCTTCTCGACCTTCAACACCTCGGCCCAGATATCCGCCAGCGTTTGCTCCAGCTCATTGCGCGGTGCCTGGTAATCCTGGCTCTGCAACTGGCCGATCTCCAGCGCCGGCAGTGCCTTGCGATCCAGTTTGCCGTTGGCATTGAGCGGCATCCGCTCCAGCCACAACCAGTGCAGCGGCACCATGTATTCCGGCAGTTCGGCGCGCAGGCGTTGCTTGATTCGCTCCAGGCGTTCCGTCGGATTCAGCGAAGAGTCAGTCGCTACCAAATAGCCGACCAGATGCTTGCCGTTCACACCTTCCTGCACCCCGACCGCCGCTTCGCGGACCTCGGGTTGTTCGTGCAGACGCGCTTCGATTTCACCCAGTTCGATGCGGTAACCGCGAATTTTTACCTGATGGTCGATGCGCCCGACGTACTCCAGCACACCGTCACTGCGACGACGGGCCAGGTCACCGGTGCGATACAGACGATCGCCCGGCTCGCCAAACGGATTCGGCACAAACACCTGGGCGGTACGCAGCGGATCGCTGACATAACCGCGTCCGACACCGGTGCCGGCCACGCACAACTCACCGACCGCCCCCAACGGCACCAGGTCCAGCGTGCCATCGAGCAGGTACAAACGGTTATTGTCGGTCGGCGTACCGATCGGCAAATAACTGCCGCGGGTCGAGGCCATGTCGACGCGAAAGAACGCCACGTCATCCGAACATTCCGCCGGCCCGTAGGCATTCACCAGCCCGATGTCCGGGTAGCGCAGCAACCATTGATGCGCGAGCTCCGGCGGCATCGCTTCACCCGTCGGCAGCATCCAGCGCAGGCCGTCGAGGCGCATGCGTTCCTGGGCGAGCATGCCTTGAATCAGCGACGGCACGCTCTCCAGCACGGTGATGCCCTGGGCCGCGACATGCGCCAGCAATCCCTGCGGGTCATGGGCAATGGTGTTCGGCACGATGTCCACCCGCGCGCCAAACAACGGGGCGGCGAGGAACTGCCAGACCGAAATGTCGAAGCTTTGCGAAGCGGTCTGGGCGATCACATCAGCATCGCTGAGATCGAGGTACGGGACCTTGCTCAACTGGTTATTGAGCATGCCGCGCTGTTCGACCATCACGCCTTTGGGCAACCCTGTCGAACCCGAGGTGTAGATGACGTAGGCGAGGTTGTCCGGACCGCTGTAGATCCCCGGATTCACAAGCGAAACATCACTCGCCTGCACCTCTTCCCACACCAGCAACCGTGGCCGATTGGCACAACTGAATTCCTCCAGCAGCGCGACAGCCTGTTCACGACACGCCTGCGTGCACACCAGTAACGGCGTGCGGCTCAGGTCGATGATCCGGCTCAGACGCTGGCTCGGCAGCCCCGGGTCCAGCGGCAGATAACCCGCGCCCGCCTTGAAGCTGCCGATGATCATCCCGAGCAAGTCGAGGTTACGTTCGGCCAGCAACGCCACTGGTTGATCCAGCCCGACACCCGCCGCGATCAACGCATGGCCGAGGCGGTTGCTGCGCTGGTTCAGTTCAACGTAGCTGTGTTGCTGATCAAGGCAACTGGCGGCGATTCGCTGCGGATGCTGAGCAACCTGCGCTTCGAACAACGCAACGTAGCTCTGCTCCAGCGGGTAATCGTGTTCGCTCTGGTTGCAGCCATGAATCAGGAAATCCTGTTCCTCGGCGCCGAGCAACGGCAAATCCGCCATGTCGCCATGGAAACCTTCCACCAGCGCCAGCAGCAAACGCTTGAACTCACCCAACATGCGCTCGACAGTCGACTCGTCGAAATAGCGCTGGTCGTAAGACAGGTGCAAGCCCAGGTCATCGCCCGGATAACACACCGCCGTCAGCGGGAAGTTGGTGTGGGTGCGGCCGGAATCCGAGGTCGCGTTGAGGCTCTGCGCGCGGTCCAGTACCGAGACTTCCACCGGGGCGTTTTCGAACACGAACAGGCTGTCGAACAACGGCTGGCCCTTCGGCAATTCGCTGTTTTCCTGAATGCTCACCAGCGGCAGGTATTCGTACTCGCGCAGTTGCATGTTGCTGTCGAGCAAACTGCTGAGCCACTGGCGAACGCTGCAACGCTGATCGTCCTCGGGCATTTTCACCCGCAGCGCGATGCTGTTGATGAACAGCCCGACCGTGCGTTGCATCTCCGGCATGTCCACCGGGCGCCCGGCCACGGTGACGCCGAACAGCACGTCACGATCGCCGCTCAAACGCCGCAGCACCAAGGCCCACGCCGCCTGGGCGAAGGTGTTGATGGTCAGCTGATGGGCCTGCGCCAGTTCACGCAGTTGCGCACCGTCGCGGGCATCGAGCCGGGTGTAGCGGTCGCCGACGATCATGCCGCCGCTGTCGCCAGCATGCTCGCGCAGGAACGGTCGGTCGCTCGGAATCGGCGTGGTGCGCTCGAAGCCTTGCAGGTTGGTTTTCCACCACTGCCGCGCCTCAGCCAGGCTCTGGCGTTGCAGCCAGCCGATGTAGTCGCGATAACGTGGCGGCACGGTCAATTGGGCTTCGCGACCGTCACCCAGCGCGGTGTAGATTTCAAAGAAGTCCGCCATCAACAGCGACCGGCACCAGGCATCGATGAGGATGTGGTGGTTGCTCATCATGAACCAGTAGCGCGCTTCGCCCACGCGGATCAAACGCAGGTGGAACGGCGCCTGGTTGAGCAGATCGAAGCCGGCTTCGCGTTCGCTTTTCAGCAAGGCTTGCAACTTCGGTTCTTGCTCGCCCTCGGCGATGGCGGTCCAGTCGAGGTACTCGATCGGCGTGCTGCCCGGCTTGTGGATAACTTGCAGCATGTCTTCGCCGACGTTCCAGCAGAACGACGCACGCAACGCTTCGTGACGGGCAATCACCGCTTGCCAGGCCTCGGCGAATCGCTGCGGATCGAGTTCGCTGTTGATGCGGTAGCGGTCCTGCATGTAGTAGAGGCCGGTGCCCGGTTCCAGCAAGGTGTGCAGCAGCATGCCTTCCTGCATCGGCGTCAGCGGGTAGACGTCTTCGATGGCGGCGGCCGGAATCGGCAATGCGTCGAGTTGCGGCTGGGTCAGTTTCGCCAGCGGGAAGTCCGACGGCGTCAGGCCGCCCGCCTCGTCATCCAGGCAATGCTCGATCAGACTCTGCAATTCGCCGAGGTAGGCGTCCGCCAGTTCGCGGATGGTCTGCGGATCGTGGCGTTCGGTGCTGAAGGTCCAGCGCAGCACCAGTTCGCCGCCGTAGACCTGACTGTCGACGCTCAGTTCATTGGGCAGCGGCGCACGCGGATCGTGGGCCGCGCCGACGGCTTCATCGAGCGGACGGAACAACGCGTCCGCGCCGAAGCTCTGGTCGAACTGGCCAAGGTAATTGAAGGTGATCGGCGCCACCGGCAACGCGGCCATGGCTTCACGGCACTGGTCATCGGCGAGGTAACGCAGCACGCCATAACCCAGCCCTTTGTGCGGCACGCCACGCAGTTGTTCCTTGATCGCCTTGATCGAGGCGCCCTGCCCGGCAGCCTCTTCGATGTTCAGCGGCGTCAGGCGCAACGGATAAGCGCTGGTGAACCAACCGACGGTGCGAGTCAGGTCGATCTCGTCGAACAGCGTCTCGCGACCGTGGCCTTCGAGTTGAATCAACGCCGACTCATGCCCGCTCCAGCGGCACAGCACGCGGGCCAATGCCGTCAGCAACAGATCGTTGACCTGGGTGCGATAGGCGCTCGGTGCCTGTTGCAGGAGTTGCCGGGTGTACTCGCTGTCGAGGCGCACGCTGACGGTGTCGGCGTGACGATTCTGCCGGCCGCCTTCAGGCCGGTCGCACGGCAATTCGACGCTCGGCCCGGCCAGTTGCGACTGCCACCAGCTCAGTTCTTCACGCAGGGATTCACTGCCGGCATACGCCTGCAAGCGTGCGGCCCAGTCCTTGAAGGCACTGGTTTTCGCCGGCAATTTGACCGACTGTTCCGCCGCCAGTTGGCGATACACCGTTTGCAGATCGTCGAGCAATACACGCCAGGAAACGCCGTCCACCACCAAGTGATGGATCGCGAAGAACAGCCGTTGCTGGCCTTCGGGACCATCGACCAGCAGCACCCGCATCAACGGCCCCTGTTCAAGGTCGAGGCTGCGCTGGGCATCGGCGAACAGTGCCGCGCATTTATCCATCGCCGACACACGCACTTGCCACAACACCGGCGCGCCGCCCACCTTCTGGTGTGCCGCCGTCCATGCGCCCGCCGTTTCAGTGAAACGCAGGCGCAAGGCGTCGTGCTGTTCGATCACCGCCAGCAGCGCTTGCTCCAGACGATGAGGTTCCAGCGCAACGGTCGGCTCCAGTAACAACGCCTGGTTCCAGTGCTGACGCTCGGGCATGTCGGTGTCGAAGAACCAGTGCTGGATCGGCGTCAGACGCGATTCGCCGGTGAGCAAGCCTTGCTCGGCCGTGACCTGTTCGGTGCGGCTCGCCACAGCGGCGAGTGTTTGCACGGTCTGGTGCTGGAACAGGTCCCGCGGACTGAAGTGAATGCCCTGCTGCCGCGCACGGCTGACCACCTGGATCGACAGGATCGAGTCGCCGCCCAATTCGAAGAAGTTGTCGTTGAGACCGACCTGCGCCACGTTCAGCACTTCGCACCAGATCTGCGCCAACGTCAGTTCCAGATCGTTGCTCGGCGCCACATAGTGCTGACGGTTCAGCTCAGGGTCCGGTGCCGGCAACGCACGACGGTCGAGTTTGCCGTTGGCGGTCAGCGGCATGCTGGCCAGCAGGATCAGGTGCGTCGGCACCATGTAATCCGGCAGTTGCGATTTCAGGTGAGCCTTGAGGGCTTCGCGCAATTCGCTTTGTTGCGCTTCGTCCCGATCGGCGACCTCAGTCACCAGATAGCCGACCAGTTGTTTGCCGCTCGGTGCGTCCAGTGCCAAAACCACGGCTTCACGGATCGATTCATGTTCCAGCAGGCGGGTTTCGATTTCGCCCAGCTCGATGCGGAAACCGCGAATTTTCACTTGATGGTCGATGCGCCCGAGGTATTCCACCAGACCGTCGGCGCGCTGACGCACCAGGTCGCCGGTACGATAAATGCGCCCGCCATCGGCCACGAACGGGTTGGCCACGAAGCGCTCCGCCGTGATGTCCGGACGGTCGTGATAACCCTGCGCCAGACCGGCGCCACCCACATACAACTCACCCGTCGCACCTTGCGGCACCAACGCCAGATCGGCGTCGAGAATGTAAGCCACGCGAGCGCCAATGACGCTACCGATGGGCACACTGCCCATGCCGTCTTCAAGCTGCTCGGGCGCGAGACTGGCCAATGGCATGACCACGGTTTCGGTCGGACCGTAGGCGTTGAAGAACAGGCTCGGTTTGAACGCTGCGCGAATCCGCTGCAAATGTTCGCCCGTCAGCGCTTCACCGCCGGTGATGCACATGCGCACCGGCAGGGTTTCGCCTTGAGTCGCCAGCCACTGTGCCAGTTGGCTGCCGTAGCTCGGGGTGAAACCGAGGATGTTGATGTTGTGGCGACGGATCAGCCCGCAGATTTCTTCCGCGTCCCACTGGCCTTGAGCACGCAAAACCACTTGAGCACCGCTCAACAACGGCACCAGCAAACGCTCGGTCGCGGCGTCGAAGTTGATCGAATAGAAATGCAGTTCGCAGTCGTCCGCACGCATGCCGAAACGCTCGATGACCGCGCGGCAGTGCATGGCGATTTCACCGTGGGACACCACCACGCCTTTCGGCTTGCCGGTGGAGCCGGAGGTGTAAATCAGGTATGCCTGATGTTGCGGCAGGCTGATGAACGGCAGCTCGGTGGCCGGGTAGTTAGCCAGTTCCGCAGCATCGTCCTCCAGGCACCAACGGGCGACGGTGGATGGCAGATCACCGAGGGCGTTGAACATCGCCGCATCGCTGAGCAGCAAACCGACGCCGCTGTCTTCGATCATGTAATGCAGGCGATCGAGCGGGTATTCCGGATCGAGCGGCACGTAGGCGCCGCCGGCCTTGAGAATCGCCAGCAGGCCGATGACCATTTCCAGCGACCGCTCAAGCGCCAGACCGACGCGAACCTGCGGCCCGACACCCCGCTCACGCAGCATCCAGGCCAGGCGATTGGCGCGGCTGTCGAGTTCGGCGTAGCTCAGGGTTTCACCGGCGAACGTCAGTGCCGGCGCCTCCTTGCGCGCCAAGGCCTGCTCGCTGAACAGGTGATGGATACACTGATCGAGTCGATGTTCACCCGGTTCGACGCCGAGGCTGTCGAGCAGGTTTTGCTGTTCCGAGGCTTCGAGCAACGGCAGCTCGCTGAGGCGCTGTTGCGGATCGGCCAGCAGCGCTTCCAGCAGATTGCGCCAGTGCCCGGCCATGCGCGCAATGCGCGGCTCGTCGAACAGATCAGTGCTGTAGGTCAGGCAGCAACCGAGACGATGGTCAAGGTCGGTGACTTCCAGATTGAGGTCGAACTTGGTCGCCCGCGCATCGTTGGCCAGGTACTCGACAGTCATGCCGGCGAGGGTTCGGCTCTGCTGGAATTCCCAGCGCTGCACGTTGCACATCACCTGGAACAGCGGGTTGTACGCAGCGCTGCGCGGTGGCTGCAACGCTTCAACCAGATGGTCGAACGGCAGGTCCTGATGGGACTGGCCTTCGATCACGGTGTGACGCACTTGCTCGAACAACTCGCCGACCGACATCTGCCCGTCGAGCTGGCAACGCAGCACTTGCGTATTGAGGAACGCGCCGATCAGTCCTTCGCTTTCCGGGCGAATCCGGTTGGCCACCGGTGCGCCGATGCGCAGGTCGGTCTGGCCGCTGTAGCGATAAAGCAGCACAGCCAGCGCGGCGGTCATGGTCATGAACAGGGTCAAACCGTTGTGCGCATTGAAGGCGCGAACCCGAGCGGCGAGTTCGTCGCTCAAGTCGAAACGGAACAGCTCGCCCTGATGGCTTTGCACCGGCGGACGCGGACGGTCGGCGGGCAATTCCAGCAGCGGATGTTCGCGGCCCAGTTGCGCAGTCCAGTAGTCGAGCTGACGCTGACGCTCGCCGGATTCCAGCCACTGACGCTGCCACACGCTGTAATCGAGGTATTGCACCGGCAGCGGCGCCAGCGGCGACTCGCGGTCATCGACGAACGCTTCATAGAGTGCACTGAGTTCCCGGGCGAAAATATCCATTGCCCAGCCTTCGGTGACGATGTGGTGCAGGGTCAGCACCAGGTAATGCTCCTGCTCGGCGGTCTTGACCAGACAAGCGCGCAGCAGCGGTCCGGTTTCCAGATCGAAGGGTTTATGCGCCTCGTCGTCGGCCAGTTGCTGGACCGCCCATTCCCGGCCATCGGCATCCAGCGCGGAGAAATCTTTCCAGTCCATGCGCATCCCGGTTTCCGGGTGCACGCGCTGTTGCGCCACGCCGTAGACGCTCGGGAACGTGGTGCGCAAGGTTTCGTGACGCATGATCAGCGCTTGCAACGCCGTCTCGAAGCGCCCGACATCCAGCACCCCGCGCAGCCGCGCCATGCCGCCGACGTTGTAGGCCGGGCTGTCCGGCTCCATCTGCCACAGGAACCACATACGCTGCTGGGAATAGGACAGCGGCACCGGTTGGCTGCGGTCGATTTTCTCGATCGGTGGTTGCTTGTTGGTACTGCCGCTGGCCTGGATCTGTTGGACCTGCTCGGCGAACGCCCCCAGTTCACTGTTTTCAAACAAGGCTCGCAACGGCAACTCGACGTCGCACGCCTGCCGGGTGCGAGAGATGATTTGCGTGGCCAGCAGCGAGTGACCGCCGAGGGCGAAGAAGTCGTCGCGCAGACCGATCTGCTTCAAGCCCAGCACTTCATGCCAGATCGCGGCGATCTGCTGTTCAAGTTCAGTGACCGGCTCAACGTGTTCGCGCACTTGCCACTGGGGTTCCGGCAAGGCGCGGCGGTCGAGTTTTCCGCTCGGGCTGAGGGGCATTGCTTCCAGGCGCATCAGTTGCGCCGGGACCATGTATTCCGGCAGCTCGGCCGCCAGTGCGGTTTTCAGGCGTGCGGTTTGTGCGTCTTCGGTTTCGCTGGTTTCGGTGGCCGCGTAGTAACCGATCAGTTGAGCGCCGGCCGCTGTTTCGCGCACCAGCACCACCGCTTGAGCGACGCCGTTCTGAGCCAGCAGACGCGCTTCGATTTCTTCCGGTTCGACGCGGAAGCCGCGCAGTTTGACCTGCTGATCAAGACGGCCGAGGTATTCGATCACGCCGTCGGCGGTCCAGCGTGCACGGTCGCCGGTACGGTACAAACGTGCGCCCTGCTCGCCCAGCGGGTCGACGACGAAGCGTTCAGCGGTCAGTGAAGGACGGCCCAGATATCCCCGGGCCAGGCCAATGCCGCTGATGCACAGCTCACCCGGCACACCGGCCGGCACCGGGTTGAGGTCGCTGTCGAGCACCCGGCAGATCACGTTGCCCAGCGGACGGCCAATCGGCGAGCGTTCGCCATCGGCCGTGCTGCAATGCCAATGGGTGACGTTGATCGCGGTTTCGGTCGGGCCATAGCGATTGTGCAGTTGTACCGCCGGCAGCAGTTCCAAAACGCGGTTGCGCAGTTCCGCCGGCAAGGCTTCGCCGCCCGAGAACACGCGACGCAGGCTGGTGCATTCAGCGGTGAGCGGTTCGTCGATGAACAACGAAAGCAGTGGCGGCACAAAGTGCAGCGTGGTCACGCCGTATTGCTGAACAAGCTGCGCAATCCGGTGTGGATCGCGGTGCTCACCGGGACCGGCGATCAGCAAGCGTGCACCGGTGATCAGCGGCCAGAAGCATTCCCACACTGAGACGTCGAAACTGATCGGCGCTTTTTGCATCAGCACGTCGGTGTCGTTAAGGCGATAGGTGTCCTGCATCCATTGCAGGCGTTCGGCGAGGGCCGCGTGGGTGTTGCCGACGCCCTTCGGCTGGCCGGTGGAGCCGGAGGTGTAAATCACGTAAGCGAGGTTGTCGCCGTGCAGATGCAGGCCCGGCGCCTGGCTCGGCCAGTTCTCCAGATGCAGCGCATCCATGGCGATCACGCTGACGCCTTCGGTGGCCGGCAAGCGATCAAGCAATTGGGTTTGGGTCAGCAGCAATTCCACGCCGCTGTCGCTGAGCATGTACGCCAGGCGCTCGGCCGGGTAATCCGGGTCCAGCGGCACGTAGGCACCACCGGCCTTGATGATCGCCAGCAGGCCGATCAGCAACTGTGGCGAACGCTCGGCAGCGATGGCCACGCACACATCCGGGCCGACGCCTTTGTCGCGCAGGTAATGCGCGAGACGGTTGGCCTGGGCGTGCAGTTCGGCGAAGTCCAGGCTGCCGCCGTCCCACAGCAGCGCGGTGCGTTCCGGCGTCAGGCGGGCCTGTTCGTGGAGCAGTTCCGGCAGCCACTGGCTGGCTGGCGTGCACGGTGCGGCGCTCCAGTTTTCCTGCTGATCGTGCTCGCTTGGCGCCAACAGTTGCAGGTCGCCGATGGCCGTTTTCGGTTGCTCGCAGATGGCGCGCAGCAGATTGCTGAAATGCTCGGCCAGTCGCTCAATGGTGGTGGCGTCGAACAGTTCGCTGGCGTAGTCGAACGACAGGCTCAGGCGACCGTTACGGTCTTCTTCGCTGTGCAGCTGCAAGTCGAACTTGGCTTCGCGGCTGTGCCACGGCAGTTCTTCGGCAAGCAGACCGGGCAAGCGACGCAATGCGCTCAGGTCACGCTGCTGGTGGTTGAACATGACCTGGAACAAGCCCTGTTCGCGGGCCTGCGGGAATGCTTCGAGCAGTTGTTCGAACGGCAGGTCCTGATGCGCTTGTGCGCCCAACGCGTTGTGTCGGGTTTGCGCCAGCAACTCAACAAACGGCAACCGCGAATCCACCTCGGCGCGCAGCACCTGGGTGTTGATGAAGAAGCCGATCAGGCCCTGGGTTTCCAGGCGTGGGCGGTTGGCGTTCGGCACGCCGATGCGGATGTCGCGCTGGCCGCTGTAGCGATGCAGCAGGCTCTGGAACGCCGCGAGCAACAGCATGAATGAAGTGGAATCGTGGGCCTGGGCGGCCTGGCGAATGGCATCGCTCAGGGTTGCGTCCAACCGGACGGTGTGGCGCGCGGCGCTGCGCATGTGGAGTGCCGAACGCGGGTGATCGGTGGCCAAGCTCAGCGTCGGATGCTCATCGCCCAACTGCGTTTTCCAGTAGGCCAGTTGCCGTTCGCCCTCGCCTTGCGCCAGCCATTGGCGCTGCCAGCTGCCGTAGTCGGCGTATTGCGTCGGCAGCGGCGCGAGTGTTGCCGTTTGCCCTTGGGACACGGCGGCATACAGGCGCGAGAACTCGTCGATCAGCACGTTCAACGACCAGCCATCGGCGATGATGTGGTGCAGCGTCACCAGCAATTGGTGATCCTCATCATCCAGGCGCACCAGCGTCACCCACAACAGCGGGCCTTTCTCCAGATCGAACTGGGCGTGCGCTTCGTCCTCGCGGATTTGCTGCGCACGGGCTTCACGCTCGGCGACGGGCAAATCGCTGATGTCGATCAGTTGCAGGTTGAATTCGCCCGCGGCATCGACCTGTTGCAGCGCCACGCCGTCACGCTCGAAGAAACGTGTGCGCAGGGATTCG
Proteins encoded in this window:
- a CDS encoding alpha/beta fold hydrolase; protein product: MPFVTIDGQPLHYIDQGTGPAVLLAGSYLWDQTMWAPQIAALSQQYRVIALDLWGHGESGTLPEGTQSLDDIARQALALLDHLDIDRITLVGLSVGGMWGVRLALSVPQRINGLVLMDTYVGVEPEPTRQYYFSLFKQIEDTGVIAPQLLDIVVPIFFRPGIDPQSALYQDFRAKLAALPPERLRQSIVPMGRITFGRDDLLPRLGELKADTTLVMCGDQDKPRPPSEAQEMAGLIGCPCVLVPEAGHISNLENPQFVTEALLKFLAERN
- the dsbG gene encoding thiol:disulfide interchange protein DsbG, yielding MPRLRHLLTLTLGAAMLHLPSVQAAEELPEAIKKIEAKGAKIVGQFDAPDGLRGYAAQYQNRGMALYLTPDGKHVLLGSLYDAEGNDLSSAPLQKLVYAPMAKEIWGKMEASNWIGDGNKDAPRVVYLFSDPNCPYCNMFWEQARPWVKAGKVQLRHIMVGIIREDSPGKSAALLAAKDPQKALQEHEGAGKASTLKALKDVPPAIQAKLAANMQLMEDLELQATPAIFYMDDKGELQQQQGAPSPDKLVKILGPK